The Bifidobacterium sp. ESL0745 genome contains a region encoding:
- a CDS encoding LysR family transcriptional regulator: MTEGSAMNLNDLEIFEAIIETGSLNKAAKALGYAQSNISARLKSLEHEFHTTLVERSAKGVEPTKIGKRLYRASLRITAELDDVRREAAGAPGDLLITEALMHYMMTNVPSFHPESYGTIVVRRQSNIVPEARRHQYKSVVAFVDLNELDNYRLVSTEVLETAYLVAESMVKDLPLNRVPQAGARYDTSGPEFFGNSAVDAAAQGYGTANNNVVLKGAGAGEKMQPMFTPIPLDVPLLINHDKECAFRRRSLHDHIATRNSRRLMEVDSLETIVTMVEQGKGIALLPSYLAKQRKLCKISTEPIRLQYRVYSEVE, translated from the coding sequence ATGACGGAGGGGAGCGCGATGAATCTCAACGATCTGGAGATTTTCGAAGCGATTATCGAAACCGGTTCGCTCAACAAAGCTGCAAAGGCGCTCGGATATGCGCAATCGAATATCAGCGCCAGGCTCAAATCGTTGGAACACGAGTTTCACACAACGCTGGTGGAACGCAGCGCGAAAGGTGTGGAGCCCACAAAGATAGGCAAGCGGCTGTATCGCGCATCGCTGCGCATCACCGCCGAGCTTGACGATGTGCGGCGCGAGGCTGCGGGGGCTCCCGGCGATCTGCTGATCACCGAGGCGCTGATGCACTATATGATGACCAACGTCCCGTCGTTCCATCCGGAAAGCTACGGGACCATCGTCGTGAGGCGGCAAAGCAACATCGTACCCGAAGCCAGACGGCACCAGTACAAGTCCGTGGTGGCGTTCGTTGATCTGAACGAACTGGACAATTACCGATTGGTGAGCACCGAAGTGCTGGAAACCGCTTATCTTGTGGCGGAATCGATGGTCAAGGACCTTCCTCTGAATCGAGTGCCGCAGGCCGGGGCCAGGTACGATACCTCAGGCCCCGAGTTCTTCGGCAATTCCGCCGTCGACGCGGCGGCGCAGGGGTACGGCACTGCGAACAACAATGTTGTCCTGAAAGGCGCAGGGGCCGGCGAGAAAATGCAGCCGATGTTTACCCCGATACCTCTTGATGTGCCGCTTCTGATCAACCATGACAAGGAATGCGCCTTCCGCAGGCGTTCCTTGCACGATCACATAGCGACCAGGAATTCGCGTCGGCTGATGGAAGTCGATTCATTGGAGACCATCGTCACCATGGTCGAGCAGGGCAAGGGCATCGCGTTGCTGCCGTCCTATCTGGCCAAGCAGCGCAAGTTGTGCAAAATCAGCACGGAACCCATCCGGTTGCAATATCGCGTCTACAGCGAAGTGGAATAG
- a CDS encoding nitrate/sulfonate/bicarbonate ABC transporter ATP-binding protein has translation MNFNKLYKTVASSTQTGTATSTRRRRDYGDLDANGTRTVIEASHISQSFTSEKGSETTVLDDISFNLHEGEIVAILGRSGAGKSTFLRILAGLIQPTKGQVSYRGKALDGPNPGVALVFQTFALMPWLTVEDNVELGLEARGVPREERHKRALEAIDAIGLDGFESAYPKELSGGMKQRIGIARALVLRPDALFMDEPFSALDVLTAENLRQEVLNLWNNNQSGIKSILIVTHNIEEAVQMADRVVVLGSHPGHLIAQVPIDLPRPRDKHTPEFEAMVDKLYAILTGQESQRSRANQAAAGARKSTSASTQQTTAGAKESSPLNGSDNAAGTNGSQANGKNGSGSLTDEHGHDEASAQGNGNSDDADLFNVLDDHSKAQTVANEKLTVHENDTKAKENNARTELLPNATPGGLAGLLDVVSNYEGGVDLADLAADLSFEVDDLFPLIDAGTMLGLLTVSNGHCTITREGDRWCHADVLEAKKLFAQLIMDHAPLVRTIDRALRNHPDKGLRGELILDLLRSQHTDEEAQRQFEIAVTWGRYGELFDYDADDDQLTLDDANK, from the coding sequence ATGAACTTCAACAAACTCTATAAGACCGTCGCCAGCAGCACGCAAACCGGCACCGCCACATCCACCCGTAGACGCAGGGACTACGGTGACCTGGACGCGAACGGAACCCGCACCGTCATCGAAGCCAGCCACATCAGCCAGAGCTTCACTTCCGAAAAAGGCAGCGAGACCACCGTTCTCGACGACATCTCCTTCAATCTGCACGAGGGCGAGATCGTCGCCATTCTCGGACGCAGCGGTGCCGGCAAGTCGACCTTCCTGCGCATCTTGGCCGGACTCATCCAGCCGACCAAAGGTCAGGTCTCCTACCGTGGCAAGGCGCTTGACGGGCCAAACCCAGGCGTTGCGCTCGTCTTCCAGACCTTCGCGCTCATGCCGTGGCTGACCGTCGAAGACAACGTGGAGCTCGGGCTCGAGGCACGTGGGGTGCCGCGCGAGGAACGCCACAAGCGTGCGCTTGAGGCCATCGACGCCATCGGCCTGGACGGCTTCGAATCCGCCTATCCCAAGGAGCTTTCCGGCGGCATGAAGCAGCGCATCGGCATCGCCCGCGCGCTCGTGCTGCGGCCCGATGCCCTCTTCATGGACGAGCCGTTCAGCGCGCTGGACGTCCTGACGGCCGAAAACCTGCGCCAGGAAGTGCTGAATCTTTGGAACAACAACCAAAGCGGTATCAAGTCCATTTTGATCGTCACGCACAACATCGAAGAGGCCGTGCAGATGGCCGACCGCGTGGTCGTCCTGGGCTCGCACCCCGGCCATCTGATCGCGCAGGTTCCGATCGACCTGCCGCGTCCGCGCGACAAGCACACCCCCGAATTCGAGGCGATGGTCGACAAGCTCTATGCCATTCTGACCGGCCAGGAATCGCAGCGCAGCCGTGCCAATCAGGCGGCTGCAGGTGCCAGGAAGAGCACCTCGGCGTCAACGCAGCAGACAACGGCGGGAGCCAAGGAATCATCCCCGCTCAACGGTTCCGACAACGCTGCTGGCACCAACGGGTCACAGGCCAACGGCAAGAACGGTTCAGGCAGCCTGACCGACGAACACGGACATGACGAAGCCTCGGCACAAGGCAATGGCAACAGCGATGATGCAGACCTATTCAATGTGCTCGATGACCATAGCAAGGCGCAGACGGTAGCCAATGAAAAGCTCACAGTGCACGAGAACGACACCAAGGCAAAAGAGAACAACGCGCGTACCGAGCTGCTGCCGAACGCCACCCCCGGCGGCCTGGCCGGCCTGCTCGACGTAGTCTCGAACTATGAGGGCGGCGTCGATCTGGCAGATCTCGCGGCCGACCTTTCCTTCGAAGTCGACGACCTCTTCCCACTCATCGACGCCGGCACGATGCTCGGTCTGTTGACCGTCAGCAACGGCCACTGCACCATCACCCGCGAGGGCGACCGCTGGTGCCATGCCGACGTGCTCGAGGCCAAGAAACTCTTCGCACAGCTGATCATGGACCACGCGCCGCTGGTGCGCACCATCGACCGGGCGCTACGCAACCATCCCGACAAAGGCCTGCGCGGCGAGCTCATCCTCGACCTTCTGCGCAGTCAGCACACCGACGAAGAGGCGCAGAGACAGTTCGAAATCGCCGTGACCTGGGGTCGCTACGGCGAGCTTTTCGACTACGACGCCGACGACGACCAGCTCACCCTCGACGACGCCAACAAGTAG
- a CDS encoding sugar phosphate nucleotidyltransferase, with product MGNLENARPDISTQGNDFNDFYAIIPAGGTGSRLWPLSRGARPKFLYDLMGSGRTLIQSTFDRLARLAGPDRIVVSTGWRHVAAVEAQLPELKESNIFAEPVPRDSTAAIALATAILARRHGGDIVVGSFAADHVIRGKDSFAEAVRQAVAAARAGYVTTIGIAASRPSTAFGYIHQGRSLAAEIPGAPNARLVERFVEKPDSATAQAYLSTGEYRWNAGMFVMRADVLLGHLREYKPQMYDAILHIADAYMAVDGSDGGNASGNAEIAAAKYAAQEVAGGARGGQKAGNDNVRNDDNIEDFGKSDKPGKSGKSGESGNSDNSGKSDNSGKSGEFGKSRNDGNRRGETADGRNGDGADDGIDGVCALEDAADAGSRTDDDNDTVDEAMATYWPGIEKIAFDYAVAEPLSVAGGVAVVPGDFGWDDIGDFNSVAALLPSTGTRNIKILGDSDKVVSLDSAGDVVMPLTDRTIALLGVNDMVIADTPDALMIAPRARSQEVKDMVAYLDREGRDDIL from the coding sequence ATGGGCAACTTGGAAAATGCAAGGCCGGACATATCGACGCAAGGCAACGATTTCAATGATTTTTACGCCATCATCCCCGCCGGCGGCACCGGGTCGCGGCTTTGGCCATTGAGCCGCGGGGCCAGGCCCAAGTTCCTGTACGACCTGATGGGCAGCGGGCGCACGCTGATCCAGTCCACATTTGACAGGCTCGCGCGTCTCGCTGGGCCGGATCGCATCGTGGTGAGCACCGGGTGGCGGCATGTCGCCGCGGTCGAGGCGCAGCTGCCGGAACTCAAGGAATCCAACATTTTTGCGGAACCGGTGCCGAGGGATTCGACGGCGGCCATTGCGCTGGCCACGGCCATCCTCGCGCGGCGACACGGCGGAGATATCGTCGTCGGCTCGTTTGCCGCCGATCATGTCATTCGTGGCAAGGATTCGTTCGCCGAAGCGGTGCGTCAGGCGGTGGCGGCTGCGCGCGCCGGGTATGTGACGACCATCGGCATCGCGGCATCGCGTCCTTCCACGGCTTTCGGTTACATTCACCAAGGCCGGTCTCTGGCCGCTGAAATTCCCGGTGCTCCCAACGCGCGTCTTGTGGAGCGCTTTGTGGAAAAGCCGGATTCAGCCACGGCCCAGGCCTATCTTTCCACCGGCGAATATCGTTGGAACGCCGGCATGTTCGTGATGCGCGCCGACGTGTTGCTCGGCCATTTGCGCGAATACAAGCCGCAGATGTACGATGCCATCTTGCATATCGCCGACGCTTACATGGCAGTGGATGGCAGCGATGGCGGCAATGCTTCCGGGAATGCGGAAATCGCTGCTGCGAAATACGCGGCGCAAGAGGTTGCAGGCGGCGCTCGTGGCGGGCAAAAGGCCGGTAACGATAATGTCAGGAATGATGACAATATCGAAGATTTTGGCAAGTCCGACAAACCTGGCAAGTCCGGCAAGTCCGGTGAATCTGGCAATTCTGACAATTCCGGTAAGTCCGATAATTCCGGCAAGTCCGGCGAATTTGGCAAATCGCGGAATGATGGCAATCGCCGCGGCGAAACCGCAGATGGCCGGAATGGTGATGGCGCTGACGATGGAATTGACGGCGTTTGTGCGCTCGAAGACGCTGCTGATGCCGGTAGCAGAACCGATGATGACAACGATACAGTGGATGAGGCGATGGCGACCTACTGGCCGGGCATCGAAAAAATCGCCTTCGATTACGCGGTGGCCGAGCCGTTGAGCGTGGCCGGCGGCGTGGCAGTGGTTCCCGGTGATTTCGGCTGGGACGACATCGGTGATTTCAATTCCGTCGCGGCGCTTTTGCCCAGCACCGGCACCCGCAACATCAAGATTCTGGGCGATAGCGACAAGGTCGTAAGCCTCGACAGCGCCGGCGACGTCGTAATGCCGCTCACTGACCGCACCATCGCCCTGCTCGGCGTCAACGACATGGTCATCGCCGACACCCCCGACGCCCTGATGATCGCCCCGCGCGCCCGCAGCCAGGAGGTCAAGGACATGGTCGCCTACCTCGATCGCGAAGGCCGCGATGACATCCTCTAG
- a CDS encoding carboxymuconolactone decarboxylase family protein codes for MAKKQTAGHKQLGEFAPQFAHLNDDVLFGEVWSREDELSAHDRSMITIAAIIAMGATEQMDAHFNIGKANGITKDEIAAEITHLAFYVGWPKAWSAFNRAKKVWADDETSKN; via the coding sequence ATGGCCAAGAAACAGACAGCGGGACACAAGCAGTTGGGCGAGTTCGCGCCGCAGTTTGCGCATTTGAACGACGATGTGCTCTTCGGCGAGGTGTGGAGCCGCGAAGACGAGCTTTCCGCCCACGACCGCTCGATGATCACCATTGCCGCAATCATCGCGATGGGCGCCACCGAGCAGATGGACGCGCATTTCAATATCGGCAAGGCCAATGGCATTACCAAGGACGAGATCGCCGCCGAAATCACGCACCTCGCCTTCTACGTCGGCTGGCCGAAAGCCTGGTCGGCGTTCAACCGGGCCAAGAAGGTGTGGGCCGATGACGAAACGTCCAAAAATTAA
- a CDS encoding acyltransferase family protein, translating to MTSSSISASRPASAKGRRPRIFAIELLRLLAIVGIATFHTFLLTFEQIAVNGPHAVLAAAQAGATPSFFAIISSAPLAVWLISMLMFLGAWGNHIFFMISAFFLVPRLAQRSRHKGFPREEWKPTALRIAKVLAAVVFYVVVLMVVNRWIVPIQAVGGLRDVILSLEFVWLYVLFVLLAPFIGWCIERCRKKWCVALWVLALAVIYGLNVYVAISGRNFFDSLSILDWRKQMSALTYFASYICAGALGCAWQRWYGHKPTVAGNSEDADNGNAAFDSSESNTYPDVGRTAAYPNKVARVDGRRRADSAGTHAPMWLTRRFWATALIALILVAGCIVAFAAFGGHFGLLMVLSFKSTSAFSFLFAVCSLMCAACPSARAQKRSLLGTEWGLEHLPTGDTKSDDTEYGARILPGNATKSVEALQGRGGSTERPLPGIVTESDGTLQGLGNSTKKPLWSSVKAFCRRAVEALASGILGFYIVQALTYYSWIALQNRFADPVAAHVASAFAVGGMSASSGWLVEWFVVEVVFSLVFVLVVCLIDRFIRQPLLRLIKLA from the coding sequence ATGACATCCTCTAGTATCTCCGCTTCTCGGCCGGCATCTGCCAAGGGCCGGCGTCCGCGGATTTTTGCGATTGAATTGCTGCGTCTGCTTGCCATCGTCGGCATCGCGACGTTTCACACGTTCCTGTTGACCTTCGAACAGATCGCCGTCAACGGGCCACATGCGGTTTTGGCTGCCGCGCAGGCCGGTGCGACGCCGTCGTTTTTCGCTATCATCTCCTCGGCGCCCTTGGCGGTTTGGCTGATTTCGATGCTGATGTTCCTCGGGGCCTGGGGCAACCACATCTTTTTCATGATTTCGGCGTTTTTCCTCGTGCCGCGTTTGGCGCAGCGCTCGCGTCACAAAGGATTCCCACGCGAGGAATGGAAACCTACTGCGCTTCGCATCGCTAAAGTCCTTGCGGCCGTTGTGTTTTATGTCGTGGTGCTGATGGTGGTCAACCGCTGGATCGTGCCCATTCAGGCGGTCGGCGGCTTGCGTGATGTGATTTTAAGTCTTGAATTCGTCTGGCTGTATGTGCTGTTTGTATTACTTGCGCCGTTCATCGGCTGGTGCATCGAGCGCTGCCGCAAGAAGTGGTGCGTGGCGTTGTGGGTGCTTGCGCTCGCCGTGATTTATGGTCTCAACGTCTACGTGGCGATCAGCGGGCGCAACTTCTTCGATTCGCTGAGCATTCTGGACTGGCGCAAGCAGATGAGCGCCCTCACCTATTTTGCCTCCTACATTTGCGCGGGCGCATTGGGTTGCGCGTGGCAACGCTGGTACGGGCACAAGCCCACGGTTGCAGGGAATTCCGAAGATGCCGATAACGGGAATGCCGCCTTCGATTCGTCTGAAAGTAACACATATCCCGACGTGGGACGGACGGCCGCATATCCGAACAAGGTTGCTCGTGTCGACGGACGGAGGAGGGCTGATTCCGCCGGAACGCATGCGCCGATGTGGCTGACCCGTCGTTTTTGGGCGACGGCTTTGATCGCTCTGATCCTTGTGGCTGGCTGCATTGTCGCTTTTGCCGCGTTCGGCGGCCATTTCGGCCTGCTGATGGTGCTTTCGTTCAAATCGACTTCCGCCTTTTCGTTCCTGTTCGCCGTGTGCTCGTTGATGTGTGCCGCGTGCCCCAGTGCGCGAGCTCAAAAGCGTAGTTTGCTTGGTACGGAGTGGGGTTTAGAGCATTTGCCGACTGGTGACACAAAATCTGATGATACAGAGTATGGTGCGAGAATTTTGCCGGGTAACGCTACAAAATCGGTCGAAGCTTTGCAAGGCCGTGGTGGCAGTACAGAGAGGCCATTGCCGGGCATAGTCACGGAATCTGACGGAACCTTGCAAGGTCTTGGCAATAGTACAAAGAAGCCATTGTGGTCAAGCGTGAAAGCCTTCTGCCGTCGCGCTGTAGAGGCGCTCGCCTCTGGAATTCTGGGCTTCTACATCGTGCAGGCACTCACATATTATTCTTGGATTGCTCTACAGAATCGTTTTGCCGACCCCGTCGCCGCTCACGTCGCCAGCGCTTTTGCGGTCGGTGGCATGTCCGCTTCCTCTGGGTGGCTCGTCGAATGGTTCGTCGTAGAAGTCGTTTTTTCATTGGTATTCGTACTTGTGGTCTGCCTCATCGATCGTTTCATCCGTCAACCTTTGCTGCGTCTGATTAAGTTAGCGTAA
- the gap gene encoding type I glyceraldehyde-3-phosphate dehydrogenase: MTVKIGINGFGRIGRLTFRRLFEMKSDEVEVVAINDLTNPAMLAYLLQHDTVQGCFPAEVSSDETGIIVDGKHYTVYAERDAANIPWVANDGVEVVVESTGFYTSTEKSSAHLRADVNKVLVSAPAGDMPTVVYGVNQDVLTADDKIISPGSCTTQSVALLAKPMNDHYGIRAGSMTTIHAYTATQSLTDGPKGKNARSNRAAAENVIPHSTGAAKAIGLVVPELDGKLKGQARRVPVRSGSLTELSLVLEKAPTAEEINEMFREITRNNDSFGYDDSGLVSSDVIGDTHGAIFDPTLTEVVNLGEGQGELVKVNAWYDNEYGFTCNMVRTLLHFVKL, from the coding sequence ATGACAGTCAAAATCGGCATCAACGGATTCGGACGTATCGGGCGGCTCACGTTCCGCAGGCTTTTTGAAATGAAAAGCGACGAGGTCGAGGTGGTCGCCATCAACGACCTGACCAATCCGGCCATGCTCGCCTATCTGCTGCAGCACGACACCGTACAAGGCTGTTTCCCCGCCGAAGTCTCCAGTGACGAAACCGGCATCATCGTGGACGGCAAGCACTACACCGTCTACGCCGAGCGCGACGCCGCGAATATCCCGTGGGTAGCGAACGACGGGGTTGAGGTTGTTGTGGAATCCACCGGTTTCTACACCAGCACCGAGAAGTCGTCCGCGCATCTGAGGGCGGACGTCAATAAGGTGCTCGTCTCCGCTCCGGCCGGCGATATGCCGACTGTGGTCTATGGCGTCAATCAGGATGTGCTCACGGCCGACGACAAGATCATCTCCCCCGGCTCCTGCACCACGCAATCCGTGGCGCTTCTGGCCAAGCCGATGAACGACCACTACGGCATCCGCGCCGGCTCGATGACCACGATCCACGCCTACACCGCCACGCAAAGCCTGACCGATGGCCCGAAGGGCAAGAACGCGCGCAGCAACCGCGCCGCCGCCGAAAACGTCATTCCCCATTCCACTGGCGCTGCCAAGGCCATTGGCCTGGTCGTCCCGGAACTAGACGGGAAGCTCAAGGGCCAGGCCCGTCGCGTTCCGGTTCGTTCCGGTTCGCTGACCGAGCTGTCGCTGGTGCTTGAAAAGGCGCCGACGGCAGAGGAAATCAACGAGATGTTCCGCGAGATCACTCGTAACAACGATTCCTTCGGCTACGACGACAGCGGCCTGGTCTCCTCCGACGTGATCGGCGACACCCACGGCGCAATCTTCGACCCGACGCTGACCGAGGTGGTCAACCTGGGCGAAGGCCAAGGCGAGTTGGTGAAGGTCAACGCTTGGTACGACAACGAATACGGCTTCACCTGCAACATGGTGCGCACCCTGCTGCATTTCGTAAAGCTGTAA
- the pgi gene encoding glucose-6-phosphate isomerase, which yields MAINPPIDATNTPEWAALQRHFSELNSEGIDLKKWFAEEPNRVEELSFDAGDLHFDLSKNLIQPETLKLFANLAKAVHLEDRRKAMYEGVHINNTEDRAVLHTALRRPKSDEGKLIVDGQDVVKDVHETLDKIYAFADKVRSGEWRGVTGKKIKTVVNIGIGGSDLGPVMVYEALKPYADAGISARYVSNIDPNDITEKTKDLDPETTMFIIVSKTFTTLETLTNAREARTWLLNGLKASGAIDGSDAKRAEAIRKHFVAVSTNLKGVEEFGIDPQNAFGFWNWVGGRYSVDSAVGTSLAVVFGPKRFDQFLAGFHEMDEYFANTPLEKNVIVMMGMLNVWYRNFFHAATHAVLPYDQYLHRFPAYLQQLTMESNGKSVRWDGSPVTTDTGEVFWGEPGTNGQHAFYQLIHQGTQLIPADFIAFANTPNPAKDGDQDVHELFLGNYLAQTKALAFGKTADEVRAEGTPEAIVPARVFSGNRPTTSIFGDALTPFSLGELIALYEHITFTEGTVWGIDSFDQWGVELGKQLARQITPAISQDDNALAQQDASTQSLIRFYRAHRK from the coding sequence ATGGCCATCAATCCTCCTATCGACGCCACCAATACCCCAGAGTGGGCAGCGCTGCAAAGGCATTTCAGCGAATTGAACAGCGAAGGCATCGACCTGAAGAAATGGTTCGCTGAGGAGCCCAATCGTGTTGAGGAGCTGAGCTTCGACGCCGGTGACTTGCACTTCGACCTTTCCAAGAATCTTATCCAGCCTGAAACGCTCAAGCTTTTCGCCAATCTCGCCAAGGCCGTGCACCTTGAGGACCGCCGCAAGGCCATGTACGAAGGCGTTCATATCAACAACACCGAGGATCGCGCCGTACTGCACACCGCGCTGCGTCGCCCGAAGTCCGACGAGGGCAAGCTCATCGTCGACGGCCAGGACGTGGTCAAGGACGTGCATGAAACGCTCGACAAGATCTACGCTTTCGCCGACAAGGTTCGTAGCGGCGAATGGCGCGGCGTGACCGGCAAGAAGATCAAGACCGTTGTCAACATCGGCATCGGCGGCTCCGACTTGGGCCCGGTCATGGTTTACGAGGCGCTGAAGCCCTACGCGGACGCCGGCATCTCCGCCCGTTACGTCTCCAACATCGACCCCAACGACATCACCGAGAAGACGAAGGATCTCGATCCCGAGACCACGATGTTCATCATCGTCTCCAAGACCTTCACCACCCTCGAAACCCTCACCAACGCGCGCGAGGCCCGCACCTGGCTCTTGAACGGTCTCAAAGCTTCCGGCGCCATCGACGGCTCCGATGCCAAGCGTGCCGAAGCCATCCGCAAGCACTTCGTCGCCGTCTCCACCAACCTGAAGGGCGTCGAGGAATTCGGCATCGACCCGCAGAATGCCTTCGGCTTCTGGAACTGGGTCGGCGGCCGTTATTCCGTCGATTCCGCGGTCGGCACCTCGCTGGCCGTCGTCTTCGGCCCGAAGCGTTTCGATCAGTTCCTCGCCGGCTTCCATGAGATGGACGAGTACTTCGCCAACACCCCGCTTGAGAAGAACGTCATCGTGATGATGGGCATGCTCAATGTTTGGTATCGCAACTTCTTCCATGCCGCCACCCACGCCGTGTTGCCGTACGACCAGTACCTGCACCGCTTCCCGGCCTACCTGCAACAGTTGACCATGGAGTCCAACGGCAAGTCCGTGCGTTGGGACGGCAGCCCAGTGACCACCGACACCGGCGAAGTCTTCTGGGGCGAGCCCGGCACCAACGGCCAGCACGCCTTCTACCAGCTGATCCATCAGGGCACGCAGCTCATTCCGGCTGACTTCATTGCCTTCGCGAACACCCCGAACCCTGCCAAGGACGGCGACCAGGACGTGCACGAGCTCTTCCTGGGTAACTACTTGGCGCAGACCAAGGCGCTCGCGTTTGGCAAGACCGCCGACGAGGTTCGCGCCGAGGGCACACCCGAAGCCATCGTTCCGGCCCGCGTCTTCTCCGGCAACCGCCCGACCACCTCGATCTTCGGCGACGCGCTGACCCCGTTCTCGCTTGGCGAGCTCATCGCGCTTTACGAGCACATCACCTTCACCGAGGGCACTGTCTGGGGCATCGACTCCTTCGACCAGTGGGGCGTCGAGCTCGGCAAGCAGCTTGCCCGCCAGATCACCCCGGCGATCTCGCAGGACGACAACGCCCTTGCGCAGCAGGACGCTTCCACGCAGAGCCTTATCCGCTTCTATCGTGCGCATCGCAAGTAG